The genomic stretch TCGTTCCAGCTCTCCTGCAGGTGGTCGACCTGGCCAGGTGCATCGAGGGCGGTGGCCTGGATCGTCGCCAGGGTGTCGCGCAGGTTGCGCACGATCAGCGGCTCCTCCGCCTGGAGCGCCGGCTCCTCCCCCTGCACCCCACCGGTGCCGAGCACATCAAAGACCAGCACGCTGAAGTGGCTGGCGATCGCCCGACCGCTCTCGCTCACCAGGGTGGGCAGCGGCACCGAGCGGGGCTCGCAGCATTCCCGCACCGTGGCCACCACGTCGTTGGCGTAGTTCTGCAGGGAGTAGTTGGTGGAGGCGGCGCTGGCGGTGCGGCTGCCGTCGTAGTCGATCCCCAGGCCACCGCCCACATCGAGATAGCCCATCGGTGCCCCCAGTTCGGCCAGTTGCACGTAGATCTGACCCGCCTCCTGCAGGGCGTCCTTGAGCACGGCGATGTCGTTGATCTGGCTGCCCACGTGGAAGTGCAGCAGGCGCAGCTCGCTGAGCAGATCGGCCTGGCGCAGGGCCTCCACCGTGGCCAGCAGATCCGGCACCGACAGCCCGAACTTGGCGCGCTCCCCCACCGAGCTGCCCCAGCGGCCACTGCTGCGGCTCGAAAGCTTGGCGCGCACACCGATCAGCGGCGCCGCCCCCAGCTCGCGGCTGGCGCTGATGATCCGCCCCACCTCGTCGGCTTGCTCGATCACCACCACGGGTTGGCGGCCCAGCCGGCGGGCCAGGATCGCCGTTTCGATGTAGCGCTGGTCCTTGTAGCCGTTGCAGATCAGCAGGGCTTCGGGATCGTCCACCAGGGAGAGGGCGATCAGCAGCTCGGCCTTGCTGCCGGCCTCCAGGCCGAAATGCCACTGGCGGCCGCTCTCCACCAGCTGCTCCACCACGTGGCGCTGCTGGTTGCATTTCACCGGAAAGACGCCCTGATAGCGGCCGGCGTAGCCGTACTGGGCGATGGCCCGCTCAAAGGCGGCATGGAGCCGCTCCAGCCGGTCTTCGAGGATGTCGTCGAAGCGGATCAGCAACGGCAGGCTCAGATCCCGCCCCTGCAGGCCCTGCACCAGCTCCACCAGATCCAGGCAGCCGCCCCGCTCCCCCCGCGGCTGCACCATCACGTGGCCGCGGGCGTTCAGGGTGAAATAGGGATCCCCCCAGCCATCGAGGCCGTAGAGCCGGCTGCTGTCGGCCAAGCTCCAGGCCGAGGGCGGTGGAGCGCTGGTGCCATCGGCCCGTTCAGGCTTGGGGGGATTGGCGACCACCATCGGAGCCGAATGCGGCGACAAGGCTGACGTAGAAATCTAGTGGTTTCGCTTGAGGGGTCCAGCTGGCAACCATGGCACCCTATCGATGGGTGAAATTCCGTGTTGCGGGCCCTGATCGTGATTCAACTATGGAATGGCTTCATATGATCTGACAGTATGCTGAGTTCTTGTGGGAAAGCAGATTTTTGATTGGTCAGCTTCAGGCACGGTATCACCTCGAACGTTTGCTTGGCTGAGCTGTCTTGCGCTTGCCGGATGGATGTTCAGTGGCTTTACGGCTGTGGCCCAATCGCTGCAAACCACCCAGACGTCCACCATTGGCTCGGTCGTGAACTACGACAACAACTGGGCTCAGACCTTCTCTGTAACGGGTGGGGAGCTCACCACAACCAATGGTTCTGCACAGATCCAGCCCTTCGCCAAAGTGGAAGGCTCGGATCACCTGAGATTTCCGAACTCGGGTACAGCCGAGTTCAAGGCGTCGGTGACGAACCTCAGCGACGAGGGAGGCTACACCAGTGGCAATGCCCAAATTAGCGGACTATCCATTAACAGTGTGGTATTGAATCCTTCGAGCCAAAACGGCGTTCCTGCGATCGTGATTCTCACAAGCAGCCCAAACGTGGGGGCTGGCTTGCAATCACCCTGCATCGAAGGCACGATAGCTGACAGCAGTTGTCCCACCGCCACCAGCCCCACGCCTTTGGCTGAAAGTGTGCCCACAGGCGCCAGCATCATCGGCGACAACATCGGCACTGAGAGCATTCAGGTTACCGGCACGCAGAGCACTTCCATCACTAATTCACTCACCGTGTTCTGATGAGACGCCGCAGGCTCCAGCTACACAAATCCCAGGCACGCGTCCTGTTTCAGAGAATGGGCCTCTGCCTGATGGGGCTGCTTCCGCTGGCCTGCCTGCCTGCCGCCTTCGCTCAGAGTGCCACAGTCACGGACGTGCGGGTCACCGGCGTGAATGCCAGCTTCGCCAATGGGGGGGGCTTCACGATTGTCAGTGATGGCAGCCTCTCCTATGGCGGCCCCCTCAACGCGATCCGTTCATCCGATCCCCCCAGCCTGCGCATCGTGCTGAACGGAGAGGAGCTGCTCAATGGCGTGCCTGCTCCCGTGGCCGAAGCGCTTCCCCTGGGCACCGTGCGCTCGAATGTACTGAGCCCCGAACTGCAGGATGCGAAGCTGAATCTGGATCAATCACCGGCGGCGGTGGTGCTCGGCATCGGCGGCACGGTAGCCACCTACACGGCGGCTGGGGCTACGGTCCAGACGCAACGAATTGAATCAGTGGGGGGTCAAGCATTGAGCATCTTCCCCGATCTGCTGCCTAGTGTGTTCAACCGTGGGGTGCTGCGATGACCCAGGTTAAACGTTCGTTTCAGCTGGCCGGCAGCCTGCTTTTGCTGGCTGTCTCCTGCTGGCCGAGCAATGCCGCTGCCCAGATCACCGTGGGGTATCGCAATCCGATCTTCGTGAATCAGAGCCGCACGCGCGAACAGCGCCAAGGTGTACGGACCACTCGGCGCTTTGAGGTGTCTGGCATCAATGTCAAGCCGCTGGACGGCAGTTTGATCTACGACGAAGACACCATCTGGACGATCTCGGAACCTGGTAAGCCGTTCTCGCTCACCGTGCTGGATCAGAATCCACTGGTAGAAACCCGTCAGACCTCGATTCAGGCGGAAACCTCCCAGGCCGCTCGCACGGAGCGGGTTTTTGTGCAGGTCACCGGCCCGGCGGCGGAAGCGCTGCGATCGCCCTTTGAGAATCAGCAGCGCCAAGAGGATCTGCTGCTTGGAGTTCCTCCCAGCCTGACCAGCGTCTTCGGCCCATGATCCACTCCACGTTTTGCCGCCGGCTGCCGCCACAAGACCGGCCTCGCCTTCGCGGTTCTCTGCTGCTGTCTGGCCTGCTGGCCCTTCTGCCTGCGCTGTTGATCTTGCCAGCGTGGGGGCAGCGGGTTCCCAATATCACCGGCTGGAGTTTCAACTTTTCCTCCGGTCGTGGCGGCCAGAACCGCAGTACGGCCGGAGCACTGAGTAGCAGCGATGGTGTGCAGGTGGTGGTGGAGCCGGGCAACACCGAACTGATCCAACGTCCTGATGGCACGTTCGCCTATCGCATTCTGGATCCCAATCAAAAGTTCGGCTCTGCCTTGCAATCCCGAACCAGCAGTGAACAATCTCGAAGCAACACTTTTGGCATTAGTGAATTCAGAGATTTTGGCTATTCGGTGTTCATTCCTTAAGTCTAGAGGAGTTGTCTCAGGGATTAAGCCAATCCCAGCAGGCCGCTGAGCAGGGCTCCGAAAAGCCACAGGATCGCATATCGCAAGCCTGCAGATCGTTATCTCGTGGCATTCTCAACAAAGTCAGGAGCGAGCGTTGTTCCGTTTTTCATATCATGGTGAGCCAGGCAGTAATAGGAAAGATCTGGACTGCCATAAACAGCAGCAAGCACGCTTAGCTTGAGTAGTTGCTGAGCACCTAGATTCTGGATAGCCTGGATATGGCGGATGAACACTGCGTCTGACCAGATATGTTGAGAAGGCAGATTGGGATCATTGTTGATTACTATGGGCTTGAGCGCCCTGCCTGCGAGGCCAAGAAACTTATGGAACATCAATTGATGCTGATCCAGGAATGTGCAGACATCACCAAAAAGAGGCTGCCCCACATAATGTGAAATGAACTCCACCTCACAGACGAGTGCCAAAACGCTTTTCAGCGCTTCTATTCCACCTTTAAACACGTCTAGCTCTGCACCTTGAATATCAATCTTGATAAAGTCGGTTTCGGATATGCCATTCTCGCGAGCAAAATAATCCATGCTGACTGTATCGATCACGCCCTTGCGCTTGAGATAGGCAACCTCAAAGTTATTGTAGAGGCTGATTAAGGCTTGGTTCGGCTCGTACAAGCTGCAGCACATAGGGTGATTGGTTATATAGAAGTCGCGACGCTCGTTCCTTTCGCCAAGTGCGTTCGGATAATACCTCACACCGGCCTTCGCTTTTGCATTCATCTGGTTGCAGAGATCTTCATCGACTTCAAAGCCGATAATCTGAGAGCCTGGGAAAAGATCTAGCAGTGGGTAGAATGGCTCAGGGTTTCCTTCGATCTGTAAGGCTCCGAAAGGCTCCGATTTCCATTATCGTGAACTTTAGCTCAGGGCTTTCGGCAAGAATGATGGACGCCAGTTGCGCAAGCATGGTTTTGAATTTCTTTCCTGTCGTCATTTTACTGGGGTGCTGACTATGTGGGGTCCAAACGTACCGACGAGTTGGCGCCGCTCTGGAAGGCCAACAGAATCGTTCCCTCCGGGCTCAGAGGCCGAGATGGATCAATGCGTGCTTCGTCCATTCTTTGCAACAGATTGAATCTGGCTTGCAGCCTTAGAGCACGACCAGATCAGCCCTCACTGCCACAGCGGTGAGCGTTCATTGGTCAACGCTGGCAGGCTGCGCTGCTGCGATACAGCCCCTGAGCGGGTAAAGTTGGTTTCGTGAGGTGGCTGTACCAGCCAGCCAGTGGATCAATTGAAATTCTTGTTTGATCACTGGGCGTGTTCAGCGCTCCGCCACCAAGCTTTACCTTTCGCCGGGTTGACAACCAGTCTCATGAGCACAGCGGCTACGCCATGAACACCATCCTTTTTGCTGGATATCCTGGATCGGGGAACAGCCAGCTCAGCGCCGCCCTTTGCTTGGCGGCAGAATTGCATGGCGGTGGTCAGCCTGATTCTGGTTCTGCCAGGCTGCATGAGATTTACAGGCTCAAAAGCGACCTACAGGCTCCAGCGCAGAAGATACCTGAGCCCAATCCATGCCTGCCTGGTGAATGTGTCAATATCATGACGCAAGAACCATTGCGATACAAGCAACTGGATCAGATCTATTTCGGATCTGTATCCAGGATTGTGCTCACACTCAGCGATCCTTTTGATGCGCTGTTGTGTGCACTTCTGTTTGTGCGCTATTCAGCAAGTATCGCCACAACTGATCAGCTGCCGCCAGCGATTACGGGATCCCTGGAAAGCCTGCTACCAGGCTATGCCTATGCGCAGGATCGGCAGGCTTTCCTGGAGCAGTTCACATTGGAATCACTGCGCGATGCCGGCATTCTCGATCGCTGCCTGCTCTCATTTTCTAATTCAGGCACCGTGATTCCCTTCTTTCATGCCATGGCTGGCCCCTGGGCCTTCTATGGCTCCAGTTATGATGTGAGTGGTAGGCCGGTGTTGAAGCTGCGCCAAGATCATTTGGTGAAAGCCGCCAGCGACGGCTTTGCGGCCATCGCCAGCCCCTTAAGCGAGTTTCTAGGCTGCGATCAGGCTCTGCTGCTCGATGCATTGCGCCTGCAGAAGCAGCAGCAAGGGCAGGCCAGCGAGGCTCAGGCCCAGGTTTCTGCCTATCAGCCGGGAACTCAGGCATTTGCCCGCTATTTCTCCAGGCCTGCTTTGCACAGCTTCGCCAATCAATACTATTCCTGCCTGATCAGCCTTGGCTATGAGGATCTGGTGGATGCAATCTTTAGCCCTTACAAGCTATGAACCGGTAATCAGGATGCAGAATACTTATTATCGCCGATCTTCATCACGATAACCTCATTTACGATTTGATTCCAACGCAGGATCACTCAGTAATTTCGCCCAGGTAGTGGGCATCATGGTTCCCGAATCCGATTCATTGATTTCTAGATTGTTGCAGCGGTCAATGCCAGCCGACATGCTTTGAAGAAAGCGGTGGACGCATTAGCTAGTTGTCAATTTGCCCGCGCCGCCTATCGCTGTACATCCCCTGTGAGCAATGAGTGTGACGTCCGGCTACGACAACCAGACCAATTGCAAAATTTGCTCTGCAGGGCTGCTCATGCAATGCATTTTCTGCCGAATACATAATCAGAATTCAAGCTGAGGAAGTCAAGGGTTCAGCAAAGCAGTCGATGTTGCAGCGCCCCCCGCCGCCTCTGAGACTTTTTGGGCCAAATCCACTGATAGAATCGTCTGAAGCCAAAGCAGTTCGAGTCATGCCAAGCCAGATGTCAACCATCGCAGTTGAGCTGGTAGATGGCATCAAGGTCGTCGTGCCTAATTCGCTCGAGCACATCACATCTTATGTGCTTCAGGAGCAGGGAGACTGGTTTGAAGATGAAATCAAGTTTCTTCGTGGCCTTATTGAGCCTGGCGATACCGTCGTGGATGTCGGAGCCAACTATGGAGTCTACGCCCTCTCTTTGGCAAAGAAAGTAGGTCCATCTGGGCAGGTGTGGGCCTTTGAGCCGGCCGCAAATACAGCAGGGTTGCTCGCAGAAAGTGCATCAGCCAATGCCTTGAATTGGCTTAAGGTGGTGCAAAAGGCGCTATCAAATCGCGAAGGTATTGCCTGGCTGCAGACGCCAGGGCAGTCTGAACTGAATAGTCTGGCCAGCCTGGATTCCCAAAGCGCTGCCTCGGTGGTAGGGCCTGGAGAGGATGTTCAAGTGTCCACACTTGACGCCTGCCTGCAGCGATTTAAATGGGCTAATGTGGATCTGCTCAAGATTGACGCTGAAGGAGAGGAGGAACGCATCCTGCTCGGAGGAGTGCGCTTCTTTCAGGTCCTTTCCCCGTTGGTGATGTTCGAGGTGAAGGCGGGAATAGAGCTGCATTTGGACCTAGTCGCCAGATTTGAAGAGATTGGCTACCAGTGTTTTTATCTTGTTCCTGGACTAGATGTTCTGCTTCCCTTTGATCCCGCTGATGGCGTGGATGGTTATCTGCTGAATTTATTCGCAGCCAAACCGGAGCGGATCAAGCGTCTGGCTGCCGCGGGAAAACTTCTAGAACATGCAGAGAGAGTCCAAGTCTATGAAAAACCTGATTATGAATCGTGGATTTGTGATGTAAAAAATCAACCTTATGTTCGTAGCCTTTCACTTCAATGGGATGGAACAGCTGCACAGCCAGAACAAAGCGCCATTCGTCAAGCATTAGCTTTCTGGAGAGCCTCTCAGGATTGCAGTTCGCCGATTGCTAGGCGTTATGTAGCCCTTGCGGAAAGCTTTGCTTTGCTGAAGAAAGAGTGCCAACCAGAATGCCCTAGTACCCGCTGGGCAAGCCTTGCAAGAGTGGCGATGGCTCTTGGCATGCGCCAAGTCGCAATGCAGGCGGTGAACATGCTGCTCCATGAGGTTCAGTTTGGCGGGGATGTTCTTCACGATGAACCTTTCCTCTGCCCCGACCCACATTTTGACACTGTGGATACCGAAAATAGGATTGATGACTGGCTTGAAGCTGCTTCGTTGTCGGCAGCCGAAAGATTTGGCAGTTACTCAGGATTTTTTTCTGGTGCATCAGCAGTCCCGAGACTTGAGAGACTGGCTTTTCTCGGTTTTGGCAAGGAGGTTATACAAAGGCGCATCGATCTAGTAAGCAAACGTTTTGGCACTGGACTGATGTCTGCTGCTGCTGCTGCTGCTACTGCTGCTGATCGGCTGCCTTCACGGCAGGCCACGCAACCAAACACTGCTTCAGCCACGCTGCAACAGAACAAGCAGCAGGCCATGGAGCTGATCGGGGCCGAGCGCTACGGCGAAGCCCAGCAGATCTATGAGCAGCTGCTGGCCTCCGGCCAGGCCGATGCCCAGGTGTGCACCAACCTGGCCGCCCTGCACCAGATCGCTGGCCGCTCGGCTGAATCGATTCCGCTGCTGGAGCGAGCGATCGCCCTGCAGCCCGCCTATCCCGAGGCCCTGCTCAACCTCGGCAATGCGCTGCAGTCAGGCGGCCGCTCCGAGGAGGCGATCACCGCCTTCCGCCAGGCAATCGCCCTCAATGCCGCCCTGCCCGAAGCCCACACCGGCCTGGGCGTGGCCCTACAAGACCGCGGCCAGCTGCAGGAGGCGATCGACCACCACCGTGAGGCGCTGCGGCTCAGGCCGGCCTACGCCGCCGCCTGGTCGAACCTGGGTGTGGCCCTGCGCAGCCGCGGTGATTGCCGCCAGGAGGCGATCGCCGCCTTCCGCGAGGCGCTGCGCCTCAAGCCGGCCTATCCCGAAGCCCTCTCCAACCTCGGCATCGCCCTGCTGGCCGATGGCCAGAGCGAGGCGGGGCTCGCCAGCCAGCGCCAGGCGATCGCGCTCAACCCCAGCCTGCCGCAACCCCATCTGCATCTGGGCGATGGGCTGCGCGAGCTCCA from Synechococcus sp. CBW1107 encodes the following:
- a CDS encoding FkbM family methyltransferase; this translates as MNAKAKAGVRYYPNALGERNERRDFYITNHPMCCSLYEPNQALISLYNNFEVAYLKRKGVIDTVSMDYFARENGISETDFIKIDIQGAELDVFKGGIEALKSVLALVCEVEFISHYVGQPLFGDVCTFLDQHQLMFHKFLGLAGRALKPIVINNDPNLPSQHIWSDAVFIRHIQAIQNLGAQQLLKLSVLAAVYGSPDLSYYCLAHHDMKNGTTLAPDFVENATR
- the speA gene encoding biosynthetic arginine decarboxylase; this translates as MVVANPPKPERADGTSAPPPSAWSLADSSRLYGLDGWGDPYFTLNARGHVMVQPRGERGGCLDLVELVQGLQGRDLSLPLLIRFDDILEDRLERLHAAFERAIAQYGYAGRYQGVFPVKCNQQRHVVEQLVESGRQWHFGLEAGSKAELLIALSLVDDPEALLICNGYKDQRYIETAILARRLGRQPVVVIEQADEVGRIISASRELGAAPLIGVRAKLSSRSSGRWGSSVGERAKFGLSVPDLLATVEALRQADLLSELRLLHFHVGSQINDIAVLKDALQEAGQIYVQLAELGAPMGYLDVGGGLGIDYDGSRTASAASTNYSLQNYANDVVATVRECCEPRSVPLPTLVSESGRAIASHFSVLVFDVLGTGGVQGEEPALQAEEPLIVRNLRDTLATIQATALDAPGQVDHLQESWNDAIKFKQDALSAFRLGYLSLTERGAAEQLYWACCQAIATQLESWSAATPIPDDLKALQASLAGTYYANLSIFRSAPDTWAIDQLFPVMPIHRLDERPSRLGSFADLTCDSDGKLARFIGPGQAKPLLELHELREGEPYWIGLFLGGAYQEVMGNLHNLFGSTNAVHIRLGANGRYRVDHVVRGNSNAEVLKAMEHDPETLLERLRVASEAAIHRGTLTVPDAGRLMAHLQNSLRQSTYLQT